A DNA window from Haloactinospora alba contains the following coding sequences:
- a CDS encoding SPW repeat domain-containing protein has translation MRGHWQDWVAVAAGTAAVVSWSWHGMVGPAMAALFVLGVLTVFSGFLSVTHSGVFATEAAMVGLGVLMFLIPWLLDFTANPAAAWTSWVLGAAIALAGVARAVAAGIPTPHRAVPH, from the coding sequence ATGCGGGGGCACTGGCAGGACTGGGTGGCCGTCGCTGCGGGGACCGCCGCGGTGGTCAGCTGGTCGTGGCACGGCATGGTCGGGCCCGCGATGGCGGCCCTGTTCGTACTCGGCGTCCTCACCGTGTTCAGCGGGTTCCTCTCGGTCACCCACTCCGGGGTGTTCGCCACGGAAGCCGCCATGGTGGGGCTGGGGGTGCTGATGTTCCTCATCCCGTGGCTGCTGGACTTCACGGCCAACCCGGCCGCCGCCTGGACCTCCTGGGTCCTCGGTGCCGCCATCGCCCTCGCGGGCGTGGCGAGGGCCGTGGCCGCGGGCATCCCGACTCCCCACCGCGCGGTTCCGCACTGA